One part of the Cetobacterium somerae ATCC BAA-474 genome encodes these proteins:
- the lpxD gene encoding UDP-3-O-(3-hydroxymyristoyl)glucosamine N-acyltransferase — protein sequence MTYKIDELITLLECEVKGDAKVNITGLSPFFQAEEGEVTFASDEKFLKKLDETKASVVIVPFGMVLPENGKTYLLVKDNPRVLMPKLLAFFKRKLKKMEKLVEESAIIGEGTTVGINAYIGHDVKLGKNVMIYPNVTICEGVEIGDNTVIYPNVTIREFCKIGKECVIQPGAVIGSDGFGFVKVNGNNTKIDQIGSVILEDFVEIGANTTIDRGTIGNTVIKKYTKIDNLVQIAHNDIIGQNCLIISQVGIAGSTEVGDNTTLGGQVGVAGHIKIGSNVMVGAKSGIIGNVDDNQVLAGHPLMNLKDDLKVKAAQKKLPELLKRVKELEKKL from the coding sequence ATGACTTATAAAATAGATGAGTTAATAACCCTTCTTGAATGTGAGGTAAAGGGAGATGCCAAGGTAAACATTACAGGGTTATCTCCCTTTTTTCAAGCTGAAGAAGGAGAAGTAACTTTTGCATCAGATGAAAAATTTTTAAAAAAATTAGACGAAACTAAAGCAAGTGTTGTAATTGTTCCATTTGGAATGGTATTACCAGAAAATGGAAAGACATATTTACTAGTAAAGGATAATCCAAGAGTTTTAATGCCTAAGTTATTAGCATTTTTTAAAAGAAAGCTGAAAAAAATGGAAAAATTAGTTGAAGAATCAGCTATAATAGGTGAAGGAACAACTGTTGGAATAAATGCTTATATTGGGCATGATGTTAAACTTGGAAAAAATGTAATGATTTATCCAAATGTAACAATATGTGAAGGGGTCGAGATAGGGGATAATACAGTAATTTATCCAAATGTAACAATAAGAGAGTTTTGTAAAATTGGAAAAGAGTGTGTTATTCAACCAGGAGCAGTAATTGGATCAGATGGATTTGGTTTTGTAAAGGTAAATGGAAATAATACAAAAATAGATCAGATAGGATCTGTAATTCTTGAAGATTTTGTAGAAATAGGTGCCAATACAACAATTGATAGAGGAACGATTGGAAATACAGTAATTAAAAAATATACAAAAATAGATAATCTGGTTCAAATTGCTCATAATGATATAATTGGTCAAAACTGCTTAATCATATCTCAAGTAGGAATAGCTGGAAGTACTGAAGTGGGAGATAATACAACTTTAGGTGGACAAGTTGGAGTTGCAGGACATATTAAGATTGGTAGCAATGTAATGGTTGGAGCAAAATCCGGTATTATAGGAAATGTTGATGATAATCAGGTTTTAGCTGGACACCCATTAATGAATCTAAAAGATGACTTAAAAGTAAAAGCTGCTCAAAAGAAATTACCAGAACTATTAAAAAGAGTAAAAGAGCTGGAAAAGAAACTTTAA
- a CDS encoding TIGR03936 family radical SAM-associated protein: MKKRITFDKYGEMRFISHLDMLRFADRLLKKAHIPMKYTQGFHPRPKISLGNPVSLGTEAFNELMDIELSEMMTNEEVMERMNSAAVPGFKVTKVETIEDKRSIVDVYTNAIFEITGSKSDIDTLETLFNQEEIIERKEKKGKISERNLGERVKDFSRVDDTINLELVNTSPNSFLILAGVDIKDVHIIKKGYKI, encoded by the coding sequence ATGAAAAAGAGAATAACTTTTGATAAGTATGGTGAAATGAGATTTATATCCCATTTGGATATGCTTAGATTTGCAGATAGATTATTAAAGAAAGCTCATATACCTATGAAATATACTCAAGGATTTCATCCAAGACCAAAGATATCCTTAGGAAATCCAGTATCTTTAGGAACAGAAGCTTTTAATGAATTAATGGATATAGAGTTATCAGAAATGATGACAAATGAAGAGGTAATGGAAAGAATGAACTCTGCAGCAGTTCCAGGATTTAAAGTAACTAAAGTAGAAACAATCGAAGATAAAAGAAGTATTGTAGATGTATATACAAATGCTATATTTGAAATAACAGGTTCTAAAAGTGATATAGATACCTTAGAAACTCTATTTAATCAAGAGGAAATAATTGAGCGAAAAGAGAAAAAAGGAAAGATATCAGAAAGAAACTTAGGAGAAAGAGTTAAAGATTTTTCAAGAGTAGATGACACAATAAACTTAGAATTGGTTAATACTTCACCAAACTCTTTTTTAATCTTAGCAGGAGTAGATATAAAGGACGTACATATAATAAAAAAAGGTTATAAAATCTAA
- the serS gene encoding serine--tRNA ligase, translated as MLDLRFIRENIDMLQEMLVNRGSNIDLQEFVKLDTERREILSKVEMLKNKRNTESAEVARRKKAGEDASEIIAEMGKVSAEIKELDAKLAEVEEKVTYFQMTFPNMYHSSTPIGKDEEDNVEIRRWGTPREFTFQPKEHWEIGENLEILDFERGAKLGGSRFVVYRGAAARLERALISFMLDTHTTEHGYTEHLTPFIVKRDICEGTGQLPKFEEDMYKTTDDMFLISTSEITLTNIHRQEILNESDLPKYYTAYSPCFRREAGSYGRDMKGLIRLHQFNKVEMVKLATPETSYDELEKMVANAETILQRLGLPYRVIQLCSGDMGFGAAKTYDLEVWLPGQNKFREISSCSNCGDFQARRMGLKYRPEGNSKSEFCHTLNGSGLAVGRTLVAIMENYQQEDGSFLIPEVLVPYMGGMTVVKK; from the coding sequence ATGCTAGATTTAAGATTTATTCGTGAAAACATTGATATGTTACAAGAAATGCTTGTAAACAGAGGAAGCAATATTGATCTTCAAGAGTTTGTAAAATTAGATACAGAGAGAAGAGAGATTTTATCCAAAGTTGAAATGCTAAAAAATAAAAGAAATACAGAGTCTGCAGAAGTAGCTAGAAGAAAAAAGGCAGGAGAGGATGCTTCTGAAATTATAGCTGAGATGGGAAAAGTTTCTGCTGAAATAAAAGAACTAGATGCAAAACTTGCAGAAGTAGAAGAGAAGGTAACATATTTCCAAATGACATTTCCAAATATGTACCACTCAAGTACTCCTATCGGAAAAGACGAAGAGGATAATGTTGAAATAAGAAGATGGGGAACACCTAGAGAGTTTACTTTCCAACCAAAAGAGCACTGGGAAATAGGAGAAAATCTTGAAATTTTAGACTTTGAAAGAGGAGCAAAATTAGGAGGTTCAAGATTTGTAGTATATAGAGGAGCAGCAGCAAGATTAGAGAGAGCTTTAATTAGCTTTATGCTAGATACTCATACAACAGAGCATGGATACACAGAGCATCTAACACCATTTATTGTAAAAAGAGATATTTGTGAAGGAACAGGACAATTACCAAAATTTGAAGAGGATATGTATAAGACAACTGATGATATGTTCTTAATTTCAACATCAGAAATAACATTAACAAATATACATAGACAAGAGATATTAAATGAAAGTGATTTACCTAAATATTATACAGCTTATTCACCTTGTTTCAGAAGAGAGGCTGGTTCTTATGGAAGAGATATGAAAGGGTTAATAAGATTACATCAATTTAATAAAGTTGAAATGGTAAAGTTAGCAACACCTGAAACATCATATGATGAGCTAGAGAAAATGGTTGCTAATGCAGAAACAATATTACAAAGATTAGGATTACCATATAGAGTTATTCAATTATGTTCTGGAGATATGGGATTTGGAGCAGCTAAAACTTATGATTTAGAAGTATGGTTACCTGGTCAAAATAAATTTAGAGAGATTTCATCTTGTTCTAACTGTGGAGATTTCCAAGCTAGAAGAATGGGACTAAAATATAGACCAGAAGGAAATTCGAAAAGTGAATTCTGTCATACATTAAATGGATCAGGATTAGCAGTAGGTAGAACTCTAGTAGCAATTATGGAAAATTATCAACAAGAGGATGGATCATTCTTAATACCAGAAGTTTTAGTACCATATATGGGTGGTATGACTGTTGTTAAAAAGTAG
- the fba gene encoding class II fructose-1,6-bisphosphate aldolase — MSYNYKDLGLSNTREMFAKANKEHYAVPAFNFNNMEQMLAIVEACAEMGSPVILQCSTGALKYMTKEVTPLLAKAAVDRARAMGSDIPVALHLDHGPSLDAVKSCIDAGFSSVMIDGSHYSFDENIAITKEVVEYAKKFDVTVEAELGVLAGVEDDVVAEHSIFTNPDEVEEFVSRTGVDSLAIAIGTSHGAHKFKPGTNPKLELEILAEIERRIPGFPIVLHGSSAVPQKYVEEIKKYGGVLKDAIGIPNTELMGAAKSGVAKINVDTDGRLAFTAGVRRVFAEQPGEFDPRKYLGVAKEEMKSYYKEKIKEVFGSENAYKAAK; from the coding sequence ATGTCATATAATTACAAAGATTTAGGATTATCTAATACTAGAGAAATGTTCGCAAAAGCTAACAAAGAGCACTATGCTGTTCCAGCATTTAACTTCAATAATATGGAGCAAATGCTTGCAATCGTTGAAGCTTGTGCTGAGATGGGATCACCAGTTATATTACAATGTTCAACAGGAGCATTAAAGTATATGACAAAAGAGGTTACTCCACTTTTAGCTAAGGCAGCTGTAGACAGAGCAAGAGCTATGGGATCAGATATTCCAGTAGCACTTCACTTAGATCACGGACCAAGCTTAGATGCAGTAAAATCATGTATAGATGCAGGATTCTCATCAGTAATGATCGATGGATCTCACTATTCATTTGACGAGAATATAGCAATCACAAAAGAAGTTGTTGAATATGCAAAGAAATTTGACGTTACAGTAGAAGCTGAATTAGGAGTTCTTGCTGGAGTAGAAGATGACGTTGTTGCTGAGCACAGCATATTTACAAATCCTGATGAGGTTGAAGAGTTTGTATCAAGAACTGGAGTGGATTCATTAGCTATCGCTATTGGAACTTCACATGGAGCTCACAAATTCAAACCTGGAACAAATCCAAAGTTAGAGTTAGAAATATTAGCTGAAATCGAAAGAAGAATCCCAGGATTCCCAATCGTATTACACGGATCATCAGCAGTACCTCAAAAATATGTTGAAGAGATCAAAAAATATGGTGGAGTATTAAAAGACGCTATTGGAATCCCTAACACTGAGTTAATGGGAGCAGCAAAATCAGGTGTTGCAAAAATAAACGTAGATACAGATGGAAGACTTGCATTTACAGCAGGAGTAAGAAGAGTATTTGCTGAGCAACCTGGAGAGTTCGATCCAAGAAAATATTTAGGTGTTGCAAAAGAAGAGATGAAATCATACTATAAAGAAAAAATTAAAGAAGTTTTCGGATCAGAGAACGCTTACAAAGCAGCAAAATAA
- a CDS encoding complex I 24 kDa subunit family protein — protein sequence MACDNKLKKEMFEELKKYISEIEEKNGALISVLHKGQEIFGYLPQEVQEFIAKEMNIPIAKVYGVVSFYHFFSMKPKGKHPISVCMGTACYVRGAEKVLNSVKNYLGIDVGETTEDGLFSIDALRCVGACGLAPVVLIGKDVYGKEEVKDMKKILEKYRKEASK from the coding sequence ATGGCTTGTGATAATAAATTAAAAAAAGAGATGTTTGAAGAGTTAAAGAAGTATATAAGTGAGATTGAAGAAAAAAATGGAGCATTAATCTCTGTACTTCATAAAGGACAAGAGATTTTTGGATATTTACCACAAGAAGTACAGGAGTTTATAGCAAAAGAGATGAATATTCCAATTGCTAAAGTGTATGGAGTGGTAAGTTTTTATCATTTCTTCTCAATGAAACCAAAAGGAAAGCATCCGATATCAGTTTGTATGGGTACAGCTTGTTATGTTAGAGGGGCTGAAAAAGTTTTAAATAGTGTAAAAAATTACTTAGGAATTGATGTAGGAGAAACAACAGAGGATGGATTGTTTTCTATAGATGCATTAAGATGTGTTGGAGCATGTGGACTAGCTCCAGTAGTTTTAATAGGAAAAGATGTTTATGGAAAAGAAGAGGTTAAAGATATGAAAAAAATCTTAGAAAAATATAGGAAAGAAGCATCAAAATAG
- a CDS encoding NADH-quinone oxidoreductase subunit NuoF, with protein sequence MKEKKKILVCGGTGCLSAKGEQIVENLRNSIKEHGLKNDVEVIQTGCFGFCEKGPIVKIMPENTFYIEVKPEDAERIVVEDIISEKRIVELLYIDPKNGERVFEGENMEFYKKQIRIALKNCGSIDPESIEQYMAAEGYAALKKILTTMTPESVVKVIKDSGLRGRGGGGYSTGLKWEFASKNISDQKYVVCNADEGDPGAFMDRSILEGDPHSVIEGMIIAGYAIGATKGLVYIRAEYPLAIERLRKAIETARKNGILGEKIFGTDFQFDIEIKYGAGAFVCGEETALIHSMEGGRGEPTTKPPYPAESGYWGKPTIVNNVETLANIAQIILKGVEWFRSIGTKNSPGTKVFALAGKINNVGLVEVPMGTTLREVIFEIGGGIKNNKKFKAVQTGGPSGGCLTEKDLDTPIDFDTLLAKGSMMGSGGMIVMDEDDCMVAVSKFYLEFTVDESCGKCAPCRIGNTRLWEILDRITKGEGKEEDIGLLKELSQTIKTTSLCGLGQTSPNPVLSTINQFLDEYLEHIHDKKCRAGQCQALRRYLINDKCVGCTACARVCPVACIDGKVKERHVIDQSRCIKCGACYNACKFSAIDIA encoded by the coding sequence ATGAAAGAAAAAAAGAAAATACTTGTTTGTGGTGGTACTGGTTGTTTATCTGCAAAAGGAGAACAGATTGTAGAAAATTTAAGAAATTCAATTAAAGAGCATGGATTAAAAAATGATGTTGAAGTCATACAAACAGGTTGTTTTGGATTTTGTGAAAAAGGACCTATAGTAAAAATAATGCCAGAAAATACATTTTATATTGAAGTAAAGCCAGAAGATGCAGAAAGAATAGTAGTAGAGGACATAATTAGTGAGAAAAGAATAGTAGAGCTACTTTATATAGACCCTAAAAATGGTGAGAGAGTTTTTGAAGGGGAAAATATGGAGTTTTATAAAAAACAGATAAGAATTGCTCTTAAAAATTGTGGTAGTATAGATCCAGAATCGATTGAACAATATATGGCAGCTGAAGGTTATGCAGCTTTAAAAAAAATATTAACAACAATGACCCCTGAAAGTGTTGTAAAAGTAATTAAAGATTCAGGTTTAAGAGGAAGAGGGGGAGGAGGATACTCAACAGGTTTGAAATGGGAATTTGCCTCTAAAAATATATCAGATCAAAAATATGTAGTGTGTAATGCTGACGAAGGAGATCCAGGTGCTTTTATGGACAGATCTATTTTAGAGGGAGATCCACATAGTGTTATTGAGGGTATGATTATTGCTGGATATGCTATAGGAGCTACAAAGGGATTAGTTTACATTAGAGCTGAATATCCATTAGCAATAGAAAGATTGAGAAAGGCGATTGAAACGGCTAGAAAGAATGGAATATTAGGAGAGAAAATATTTGGAACAGATTTCCAATTTGATATTGAAATAAAATATGGTGCTGGAGCATTTGTATGTGGAGAGGAAACAGCATTAATACACTCTATGGAAGGTGGAAGAGGAGAACCAACAACAAAACCACCATATCCAGCTGAATCGGGATATTGGGGGAAACCAACAATAGTAAATAATGTTGAGACTTTAGCTAATATTGCTCAAATAATTTTAAAAGGGGTAGAGTGGTTTAGAAGTATTGGAACAAAAAATTCTCCTGGAACAAAAGTTTTTGCTTTAGCTGGAAAGATAAATAATGTTGGATTAGTTGAAGTTCCTATGGGGACAACTTTAAGAGAAGTTATTTTTGAAATCGGTGGTGGAATAAAGAATAATAAAAAATTTAAAGCTGTTCAGACAGGAGGTCCATCAGGTGGGTGTTTAACTGAAAAAGATTTAGATACACCAATAGATTTTGATACTCTTTTAGCTAAAGGGTCTATGATGGGATCAGGTGGAATGATAGTAATGGATGAAGATGACTGTATGGTTGCAGTATCTAAATTTTATTTAGAATTCACTGTTGATGAATCTTGTGGAAAGTGTGCACCTTGTAGAATAGGAAATACTAGATTGTGGGAAATTTTAGATAGAATAACAAAAGGAGAGGGAAAGGAAGAGGATATAGGACTATTAAAAGAGCTATCTCAAACAATAAAAACAACTTCTCTTTGTGGACTAGGGCAAACTTCACCAAATCCCGTTTTATCTACAATAAATCAATTTTTAGATGAGTATTTAGAGCATATACATGATAAAAAATGTAGAGCCGGACAGTGTCAAGCTTTAAGAAGATATCTAATAAATGATAAATGTGTAGGATGTACAGCATGTGCAAGAGTATGTCCAGTTGCATGTATTGATGGAAAAGTTAAAGAAAGACATGTTATAGACCAAAGTAGATGTATAAAATGTGGTGCTTGTTATAATGCTTGTAAGTTTAGTGCAATAGATATAGCTTAG
- a CDS encoding NADH-dependent [FeFe] hydrogenase, group A6 has protein sequence MKNVIVIIDGKEIEALAGTTILEAAKTAGIKIPSLCYMNIPEIGFKNDCASCRICVVEVVGRKNLVPACATPVSPGMIINTNTMEVLEKRRNVLELMLSNHPTDCLICAKNGKCDLQTLAMEFGIRDIRFKGKIFEYRREVSPSIVRDLDKCIMCRRCENMCNNIQKCQVLSAVNRGFKSVVSTAFESDLDKTNCTFCGQCVAVCPVGALYEKDYTWGLIKDIANPRKRVTVQVAPAVRVAIGEEFGYEPGTDVTGKLVTALKKLGFDDVFDTDYAADLTIMEEAAEFKQRLEKYLSGDKSVKLPILTSCCPAWVNFIEHHYPDMLDIPSSAKSPQQMFGAVLKNIWGPARGIKRDEIINVSIMPCLAKKYESSRPEFATDGIPDVDYSISTRELAHLLKQSNIDLRKLDESEFDNPLGYSTGAAVIFGRTGGVIEAATRTLYEWVTNETLEDVDFKAMRGMEGIKISEVKVGDTIVKIGIANGLSAARDILDRVKTGEEFFHAIEIMACKGGCVGGGGQPYHHGNFEKIVKRAEGLQSIDNGKTFRKSHENPYIQSLYEKYLEHPLSSEAHRILHTKYYSKKDLK, from the coding sequence ATGAAAAATGTTATTGTTATAATAGATGGTAAAGAAATAGAAGCTTTAGCAGGAACAACAATATTAGAGGCAGCTAAAACAGCTGGAATAAAAATACCAAGCTTATGTTATATGAATATTCCAGAGATTGGATTTAAAAATGATTGTGCCTCTTGCAGAATATGTGTTGTTGAAGTTGTAGGAAGAAAAAATTTAGTTCCAGCTTGCGCAACACCAGTATCACCAGGAATGATAATAAATACAAATACTATGGAAGTTTTAGAAAAAAGAAGGAATGTACTAGAATTAATGTTATCAAATCATCCAACAGATTGTTTAATATGTGCTAAGAATGGTAAATGTGATTTACAGACTTTGGCAATGGAGTTTGGAATAAGAGATATCAGATTTAAGGGGAAAATATTTGAGTATAGAAGAGAGGTTTCTCCATCGATAGTTAGAGATTTAGATAAGTGTATAATGTGTCGAAGATGTGAGAATATGTGTAATAATATTCAAAAATGCCAAGTTTTATCAGCAGTTAATAGAGGATTTAAATCAGTTGTTTCAACAGCTTTTGAATCAGATTTAGATAAAACTAACTGCACATTCTGTGGACAGTGTGTAGCTGTATGTCCAGTTGGAGCATTGTATGAAAAAGATTACACATGGGGGCTTATAAAAGATATTGCAAATCCAAGAAAAAGAGTTACAGTTCAGGTAGCACCTGCAGTAAGAGTTGCAATAGGTGAAGAATTTGGATATGAGCCAGGAACAGATGTAACTGGAAAGTTGGTAACAGCATTAAAAAAATTAGGTTTTGATGATGTATTTGATACGGATTATGCAGCAGATTTAACTATAATGGAGGAAGCAGCAGAATTTAAGCAAAGATTAGAAAAGTATTTAAGTGGTGATAAGAGTGTAAAACTTCCAATTCTAACTTCGTGCTGTCCAGCTTGGGTTAATTTTATAGAACACCATTATCCAGATATGCTAGATATACCATCTTCAGCAAAATCACCACAACAGATGTTTGGAGCGGTATTAAAGAACATATGGGGACCAGCAAGAGGAATTAAAAGAGATGAAATAATAAATGTTTCCATAATGCCTTGTTTAGCAAAGAAATACGAATCCTCTAGGCCGGAGTTTGCAACTGATGGAATTCCAGATGTAGATTATTCAATATCGACAAGAGAATTAGCTCATCTTTTAAAACAATCAAATATAGATTTAAGAAAATTAGATGAATCAGAATTTGATAATCCTTTAGGTTATTCAACAGGAGCAGCTGTTATTTTTGGTAGAACAGGCGGAGTTATAGAAGCAGCAACAAGAACACTATATGAATGGGTAACAAATGAAACTTTAGAAGATGTAGATTTTAAAGCTATGAGAGGAATGGAAGGTATTAAAATAAGTGAAGTTAAGGTTGGAGATACTATTGTAAAAATTGGAATAGCAAATGGGTTATCTGCAGCAAGAGATATTTTAGATAGAGTTAAAACAGGAGAAGAATTTTTTCATGCAATAGAAATAATGGCATGTAAAGGAGGATGTGTTGGAGGGGGAGGACAACCTTACCATCATGGAAATTTTGAAAAAATTGTAAAAAGAGCAGAAGGATTGCAAAGTATAGATAATGGAAAAACATTTAGAAAATCACATGAAAATCCATACATACAATCACTATACGAAAAATATTTAGAGCATCCATTAAGTTCAGAGGCTCATAGAATACTACATACAAAGTATTACTCAAAAAAAGACTTAAAATAA
- a CDS encoding M20/M25/M40 family metallo-hydrolase produces MIREARLVENFLDMVKISSPSKNERAMGDYLLKVLRELGLEVKEDNAGELNGGNCGNIIGILKATGKKKFLFSAHMDTVVPCEKVVPVIENGIIKSDGTSILGGDDKGGIAAIIEMLRVIKENNLDHPEIIVVFSMGEEIGLLGSKSFDIDSYGVDFGFILDSSGKPGKIITKAPSAARGKITIIGKPAHAGISPESGINALTVAAHAITKIKLGRVDTETTSNIGVVSGGQATNIVMPSVELDYEARSLSNEKLQSLLDETFNIFQKVCDDFGAKLENDVKVEYPGFALEDCEEVVEIVKAACEKAGVKSETASSGGGSDTNIYNSKGVPSVNLAVGMTKVHTLEEYIEIKDLVDLSKILVEIIKG; encoded by the coding sequence ATGATAAGAGAAGCTAGATTAGTAGAAAATTTTTTAGATATGGTAAAAATTTCATCTCCTTCAAAAAATGAAAGAGCTATGGGAGACTATTTATTAAAAGTTTTAAGAGAATTAGGGTTAGAAGTAAAAGAAGATAATGCAGGTGAGTTAAATGGTGGAAACTGTGGAAATATAATTGGAATTTTAAAAGCTACAGGAAAGAAGAAGTTTTTATTTAGTGCTCATATGGATACAGTTGTGCCTTGTGAAAAAGTTGTTCCAGTAATAGAGAATGGTATAATAAAATCAGATGGGACATCTATATTAGGTGGAGATGACAAAGGTGGAATTGCAGCTATCATAGAGATGTTAAGAGTAATAAAAGAAAATAATTTAGATCATCCAGAAATAATTGTAGTTTTTTCTATGGGAGAAGAGATTGGGTTATTAGGATCAAAATCTTTTGATATTGATAGCTACGGTGTAGATTTTGGATTTATATTAGATTCAAGTGGAAAGCCAGGAAAAATAATTACAAAAGCTCCGTCAGCAGCTAGAGGAAAAATAACAATTATAGGAAAGCCAGCACATGCAGGTATTTCTCCAGAAAGTGGAATAAATGCATTGACAGTTGCAGCACATGCAATAACTAAAATAAAATTAGGTAGAGTTGATACTGAAACAACTTCAAATATAGGAGTTGTAAGTGGAGGACAAGCCACAAATATCGTTATGCCATCAGTTGAATTAGATTATGAAGCTAGAAGTTTATCAAATGAAAAATTACAATCTTTATTAGATGAAACATTTAATATATTCCAAAAGGTTTGCGATGATTTTGGAGCAAAATTAGAAAATGATGTTAAAGTTGAGTATCCTGGATTTGCACTTGAAGATTGTGAAGAGGTTGTAGAGATTGTAAAAGCTGCTTGTGAAAAAGCTGGTGTAAAAAGTGAGACTGCATCTTCAGGTGGAGGTAGTGATACAAATATTTATAATAGTAAAGGTGTTCCAAGTGTAAACTTAGCTGTAGGAATGACAAAAGTTCACACTTTAGAGGAGTATATTGAGATAAAAGACTTAGTAGATTTATCAAAAATATTAGTTGAAATTATAAAAGGATAG